A stretch of the Flavobacterium sp. 5 genome encodes the following:
- a CDS encoding glycoside hydrolase family 97 protein, which translates to MKKIIYKFCLVGFVFALSLSCNAKKGYSISSPNKNNELKFDLTNSGQPQYSFYSNGKSVIEPSLLGFEFQEIQKMTEGFEVIKVDKNTADTTWEQPWGEFRKVRDNHNELVVHLKESKGEERLVDIIFRVFDDGLGFRYSFPKQPHLDKVKISNEITQFSFPFDNEVWSIPVHRDNSYYESEYKKTLMSKTDTINTPATFETKDKLFVAIHEANLTDFGSMTLLKQKGNQYKSDLVPWADGVKVYAQTPFVTPWRTVIVGNNPGDLITSTLMLNLNEPTKIADESWIEPSKYIGIWWGMHLEKYTWGQGPKHGATTKIVKEYIDFASKNNLDGVLVEGWNVGWDGDWTADGNVFSFTKPYSDFDLKEITKYAAEKNVRLIGHNETAGASKNYENQLDDAFKLYNSLGMNTVKTGYVNKYLDKKEWHDSQYGVRHYRKVVETAAKYHIMIDNHEPVKGTGLQRTYPNLMSQEGARGQEYNAWSADGGNSPEHTVTLPFTRMLSGSLDYTPGIFNFDYKTPNNAKVQTTLASQLALYVILFSPLQMAADLPENYEGKPEFKFVKDVPCIWSETKVLDSKIGEYTTIVRKDWEGKNWYLGSITNREPRKIKVSLSFLEEGKKYQAEIYADGKGANYKINPYPVTIENKVVTSKTVLDLNLASGGGTAIKFSLLQE; encoded by the coding sequence ATGAAAAAAATAATATATAAATTTTGCCTAGTAGGTTTTGTGTTTGCATTATCCTTGTCTTGTAATGCTAAAAAAGGGTATTCTATTAGCTCTCCAAATAAAAATAATGAGTTGAAATTTGATTTAACAAATAGTGGTCAACCTCAATATAGTTTTTATTCTAACGGAAAGTCAGTAATAGAACCCTCTTTGTTAGGTTTTGAGTTTCAAGAAATTCAAAAAATGACCGAAGGATTTGAAGTAATAAAAGTGGACAAAAATACGGCCGACACCACTTGGGAGCAGCCATGGGGTGAATTCAGAAAAGTTAGAGATAATCATAATGAATTAGTTGTTCATTTAAAAGAATCAAAAGGTGAAGAAAGACTAGTTGATATTATCTTTCGCGTTTTTGATGATGGTTTAGGGTTTAGATATTCTTTTCCAAAACAGCCGCATTTAGATAAAGTTAAAATATCAAATGAAATTACCCAATTTTCATTTCCGTTTGATAATGAAGTATGGTCGATTCCTGTTCACAGGGATAACAGTTATTACGAAAGTGAGTATAAAAAAACACTCATGAGTAAAACAGATACAATTAATACTCCTGCTACTTTTGAAACTAAAGACAAATTATTTGTTGCTATCCACGAAGCCAATCTTACTGACTTTGGTTCGATGACATTATTGAAGCAAAAAGGGAATCAGTACAAAAGTGATTTAGTACCTTGGGCAGATGGTGTAAAAGTATATGCTCAAACTCCTTTTGTTACGCCTTGGAGAACCGTTATTGTGGGCAATAATCCAGGTGATTTGATAACTTCTACATTGATGCTAAATCTAAATGAACCTACAAAAATTGCAGATGAGTCTTGGATAGAACCTTCAAAATACATTGGTATTTGGTGGGGAATGCATCTCGAAAAATACACTTGGGGTCAAGGCCCAAAACACGGAGCAACTACTAAAATTGTTAAAGAATACATTGATTTTGCTTCCAAAAATAATTTAGATGGAGTTCTTGTTGAAGGTTGGAATGTAGGCTGGGATGGCGATTGGACCGCCGATGGAAATGTATTTAGTTTTACAAAACCCTATTCTGACTTTGATTTAAAAGAGATAACAAAGTATGCCGCAGAGAAAAATGTTCGTTTAATAGGACATAATGAAACTGCGGGTGCTTCAAAAAACTACGAAAATCAGTTAGATGATGCATTCAAACTTTACAATAGTTTGGGAATGAATACTGTAAAAACGGGTTACGTAAATAAGTATTTAGACAAAAAAGAATGGCATGATAGTCAATATGGTGTTCGTCATTACCGAAAAGTAGTTGAAACTGCTGCAAAATACCATATTATGATTGATAATCATGAACCAGTAAAAGGAACAGGATTGCAACGCACCTATCCTAACTTAATGTCTCAAGAAGGAGCTAGAGGACAAGAATACAATGCTTGGTCTGCAGATGGTGGTAATTCGCCTGAGCATACGGTTACTTTACCGTTTACTAGAATGCTTTCAGGGTCTCTTGATTATACGCCAGGTATTTTTAATTTTGATTATAAAACACCTAATAATGCAAAGGTACAAACAACATTAGCAAGTCAATTGGCTTTATATGTTATATTGTTTAGCCCTTTGCAAATGGCTGCAGATTTGCCTGAAAATTATGAAGGAAAACCTGAATTTAAATTCGTAAAAGATGTGCCATGTATCTGGTCAGAAACCAAAGTATTGGATTCTAAAATTGGAGAATACACCACTATCGTGAGAAAAGATTGGGAGGGCAAAAATTGGTATTTGGGTTCTATTACCAACAGAGAACCTCGAAAAATAAAAGTCTCTTTATCTTTTTTAGAAGAAGGGAAAAAATATCAAGCTGAAATATATGCAGATGGTAAGGGAGCTAACTATAAAATAAATCCATATCCAGTAACAATTGAGAATAAAGTTGTTACTAGTAAAACGGTGCTAGATTTAAATTTAGCATCCGGAGGAGGAACTGCTATAAAGTTTTCGCTGCTGCAAGAGTAG
- a CDS encoding glycoside hydrolase family 71/99-like protein, giving the protein MNRYFTLLCVGIINVLIVSGCSSDDKSSSTAPPVTETFKPVPIEKTNNTKIYMHYMAWFETNESSSDHKWGYHWTMANKNPNNVDVNGRREIASYYYPLIGPYHSGDKEVIENHLLLMKYAGIDGVLIDWYGTYDLNDYKMVKENTEQLIAMLDDVGLEYAIVYEDRFLKNIVDAGLAPTMTSAAKTDMNYMKNNYFGSASYIKINNKPLLLNFGPISLITPDDWTAAFSGLTTKPTFLTLWGESSEAGANAAGEYAWVYKNNTNLSNFYANTFPKLSVGMGSAYPGFKDFYKEGGAGDAIGWTIEHNNGATLDETLAMAKSANVNYLQLITWNDFGEGTMIEPTKEFGYTYLEKIKTFAGVKNTTSMFSEISTLYNLRKAKKGDVEVQKKLDKVFDYYRSMQPDKAKQLLNEIK; this is encoded by the coding sequence ATGAATAGATATTTCACCTTGTTGTGTGTTGGGATTATTAATGTTTTAATAGTATCGGGTTGTAGCAGTGATGATAAAAGTTCAAGTACTGCTCCTCCAGTTACAGAAACGTTTAAACCTGTCCCTATCGAAAAAACAAACAACACCAAAATCTACATGCATTATATGGCTTGGTTTGAAACTAATGAAAGTAGTTCAGATCATAAATGGGGGTATCATTGGACAATGGCAAACAAAAATCCAAATAATGTTGATGTCAATGGTCGTAGAGAAATTGCTTCTTATTATTATCCACTTATTGGGCCATACCATTCTGGTGATAAGGAAGTGATTGAGAATCATTTATTATTGATGAAATATGCAGGAATAGATGGGGTTTTAATTGATTGGTATGGTACGTATGATCTTAATGATTACAAAATGGTCAAAGAAAATACAGAACAACTCATCGCTATGCTTGATGATGTAGGTTTAGAATATGCCATTGTGTATGAAGATCGGTTTTTAAAAAATATTGTAGATGCTGGTTTGGCACCTACAATGACAAGTGCTGCAAAAACAGATATGAATTATATGAAGAATAATTATTTTGGGAGTGCTAGTTATATAAAGATTAACAATAAACCTTTGTTGCTAAATTTTGGGCCAATTTCTTTGATTACTCCTGATGACTGGACAGCTGCTTTTAGTGGGTTGACTACAAAACCAACATTTTTGACATTATGGGGCGAATCTTCCGAAGCTGGTGCAAACGCTGCGGGTGAGTATGCTTGGGTGTATAAAAACAATACCAATTTAAGTAATTTTTATGCGAATACATTTCCCAAACTTTCAGTTGGTATGGGTAGTGCTTATCCAGGTTTTAAAGACTTTTATAAAGAAGGAGGTGCTGGCGATGCTATAGGCTGGACTATAGAACATAACAACGGCGCAACTCTAGACGAAACATTAGCAATGGCAAAATCTGCCAATGTGAATTATCTTCAACTCATTACTTGGAATGACTTTGGGGAGGGAACCATGATAGAACCAACCAAAGAGTTTGGATATACTTATTTAGAAAAGATTAAAACCTTTGCGGGTGTTAAAAATACCACCAGTATGTTCTCTGAAATTAGCACACTTTATAATTTGAGAAAAGCAAAGAAAGGGGATGTTGAGGTACAAAAAAAGCTCGACAAAGTATTTGATTATTATAGATCAATGCAACCCGATAAAGCAAAACAACTATTAAATGAAATTAAATAG
- a CDS encoding RagB/SusD family nutrient uptake outer membrane protein, with product MKVKIIAVLLISMLFTISCTNLDEQLYDKVEDGNFGKTSKEIDALVGGAYSSLRGFADAITNSYPTCEYVFFLNETVSDEATIPTRGTNWYDGGQYQDAQRHTWKADNRMILSAWRYNYTGIAKINSIIYQIDKSTLTTDEKAPIYAELKALRAYYYYNLLDLFGNVPIVTNFEDVGLPSNSTRKQVYDFVEKELLDAIPYLNSNVVYSKLTKNVAYSILARLYLNSEAFIGTARWQDCIDMCQKVSGYTLAPDFFANFATENQKSPEIIFAIPYDSKAGTVGNYMSSMSCHYLHKLTLSPTGDYPWSANGMCAQPGVYSSFSDTDKRKKCMVAGDQINLATGTVIIMDNGEPLTYTEEVTSVADAKDNQGVRLGKYEMKAGESWERDHDFVLIRYAEILMMQAECYVRLGSPDLAMPFVQQITARAGEEMPAIIDLNFIDKELLKEFTFEGRRRTDNIRFGTFFLPWWEKGATEQYKAIFPIPTTVLLTNKNLKQNPGYEF from the coding sequence ATGAAAGTCAAAATAATAGCGGTATTACTTATAAGCATGCTTTTTACTATTTCATGTACCAATTTGGATGAACAGTTATATGATAAAGTAGAAGATGGAAACTTTGGAAAGACTTCTAAAGAAATTGATGCACTGGTTGGTGGTGCTTATTCTTCGTTAAGAGGGTTTGCCGATGCGATTACAAACTCATACCCAACTTGTGAGTATGTTTTTTTCTTAAACGAAACAGTTTCAGACGAAGCTACTATTCCTACCAGAGGAACAAACTGGTATGATGGAGGACAATATCAGGATGCGCAAAGACATACCTGGAAAGCAGATAATCGTATGATTCTTTCGGCTTGGCGTTACAATTATACAGGAATTGCCAAGATCAACTCGATTATCTATCAAATAGATAAATCAACCCTGACAACAGACGAAAAAGCGCCAATTTATGCGGAGTTAAAAGCATTGAGAGCTTATTACTACTATAATCTTTTGGATTTATTTGGTAATGTGCCAATTGTAACCAATTTTGAGGATGTAGGTTTGCCATCAAATTCTACAAGAAAACAAGTTTACGATTTTGTCGAAAAAGAATTGTTAGATGCTATTCCTTATTTAAATTCAAACGTAGTTTATTCAAAATTGACAAAAAATGTTGCTTATTCTATATTGGCAAGATTGTATTTAAATTCTGAAGCTTTTATAGGAACGGCACGTTGGCAGGATTGTATTGATATGTGTCAAAAAGTTTCAGGTTATACTTTGGCGCCAGATTTCTTTGCCAATTTTGCAACAGAAAATCAAAAGTCACCTGAAATAATTTTTGCAATTCCTTACGATTCAAAAGCAGGAACTGTTGGGAATTATATGAGTTCAATGTCTTGTCATTATCTGCATAAATTAACGCTTTCTCCTACTGGGGATTATCCATGGAGCGCTAACGGAATGTGTGCACAACCAGGTGTTTATTCAAGTTTTTCAGATACTGATAAAAGAAAAAAATGTATGGTAGCAGGTGATCAAATCAATCTAGCAACTGGAACTGTAATTATTATGGATAATGGAGAACCATTGACGTATACTGAAGAAGTAACAAGTGTTGCTGATGCTAAAGATAATCAAGGGGTTCGTTTAGGTAAATATGAAATGAAAGCAGGCGAAAGTTGGGAACGTGATCATGATTTCGTATTAATTCGTTATGCCGAAATTTTGATGATGCAAGCAGAGTGTTATGTACGCTTAGGCTCTCCAGATTTGGCAATGCCATTTGTTCAACAAATAACAGCTCGTGCTGGAGAAGAAATGCCAGCAATAATTGATCTGAATTTTATTGATAAGGAGTTACTAAAGGAATTTACATTTGAAGGAAGAAGAAGAACAGATAACATCCGTTTTGGAACATTCTTTTTGCCATGGTGGGAAAAAGGAGCTACTGAACAATACAAAGCTATTTTTCCAATACCAACTACGGTATTATTAACAAATAAAAATTTAAAACAAAATCCTGGTTATGAGTTTTAG
- a CDS encoding TonB-dependent receptor → MNSKNIKRVPHPMWANKSLLLMILMLFLSAGMFAQGKKKVSGTVSDNTGSVLSGATVIEVGTKNATTTDFDGSFTIEVAIGGAIEVSFIGSAKQKVQINESSSKLNIRLQNDGYQLAEVQVVSVGYGKVRKGDLTGAISTVRGDDLVKGTISSTEQVLQGKVAGLNVIRPSGDPSAGSTLRLRGGTSLTASNSPLIVVDGIAGVDINVIQPSDIKSVDVLKDASATAIYGSRGANGVIIITTKSGTKGVSVVYSGLSSVGFVQDNLDLLSANQWRGYVRQTGNKDAIDYGANTNWQKELEQTAISQSHTLSINSGKADSGFRTSLSYLNNEGVIKTTGLERLSANISAYQYLGENKDVKFDVGLFANIDKWHPLDYRIFERSYNLNPTIPVYDSNGEFTSVAGTIYENPVEILTNRTVDNKRHRILGYFKTEIKLFKDFTAVGNISLEHNAVQANTYKPSYAVMEGRTEDGYAQKTYSEYTNGQGEIYLNYNKIIDKHNISAMAGYSYFENIYEGFGAQRSGFVTDEFTYNNLGAGYNYRLGDVYSYKGKSNLASFFARANYGYDSKYLLTATIRRDGSSRFGENNKWGTFPSASAAWKISNEDFMSSTKDWLGSLKLRVGYGVTGNQDGIGEYKSLSILGVGNDSYYDPITGTWSLAYSPKQNPNPDLKWETTEQINVGVDFSLFERITGSFEWYSKNTHDLLYTYEVPQPPYLVGTMLANVGEMSNKGVELTLNADIIKGDKFSWNANVTLAHNIQKIEKLSNPTYSTDVIYSGSLHGLSGMSGQYSQIIAEGYPVGTFWGFKSAGLDENGAMLYYNAAGEKVLGDAVVDADKRDLGNIQPDLTLGIGMNFTYGNFDLGITGYGMFGQKALNATNMMLNDPSRLPAYNVPDDFLTSGITSAPKYSSYWIEDASFFRLQTLTIGYTLPINWKGSKLRVYMLGENLAVFTKYKGVDPEIGLNAQDGSDQTGLAAPGIDKYNNYPRPTTVSVGLNFTLNN, encoded by the coding sequence ATGAATAGTAAAAATATAAAAAGAGTACCACATCCAATGTGGGCAAATAAATCATTGTTATTGATGATTCTGATGCTTTTTCTTTCTGCAGGAATGTTTGCACAGGGAAAAAAGAAAGTATCGGGAACCGTTTCTGACAATACAGGAAGTGTGTTGTCGGGAGCTACAGTTATTGAGGTTGGTACAAAAAATGCAACTACAACAGATTTTGACGGAAGTTTTACAATCGAAGTTGCTATCGGAGGTGCTATAGAAGTATCATTTATAGGCTCGGCTAAACAAAAAGTTCAGATAAACGAATCAAGTTCAAAGCTAAATATCCGTTTGCAAAATGATGGGTATCAGTTGGCAGAAGTACAAGTGGTTTCTGTGGGATATGGAAAGGTAAGAAAAGGAGATTTAACTGGTGCTATTTCGACTGTTAGAGGTGATGATTTAGTTAAAGGGACAATTTCATCTACAGAGCAGGTTTTGCAAGGAAAAGTTGCAGGTTTGAATGTTATTCGTCCTTCTGGCGATCCCAGCGCTGGTTCTACATTACGACTACGCGGAGGAACTTCATTAACAGCAAGTAACAGCCCATTGATAGTTGTAGATGGTATTGCTGGGGTTGATATTAATGTAATTCAGCCTTCAGATATTAAATCTGTCGATGTCTTAAAAGATGCTTCGGCAACAGCAATTTACGGATCCAGAGGTGCTAATGGAGTTATCATCATAACTACAAAATCTGGAACTAAAGGTGTTTCTGTAGTGTATAGCGGATTATCAAGCGTTGGTTTTGTTCAGGATAATTTGGATCTTTTATCGGCAAATCAATGGAGAGGGTACGTTCGTCAAACAGGAAATAAAGATGCTATTGATTACGGAGCAAATACAAATTGGCAAAAAGAGTTAGAGCAGACTGCTATTTCTCAATCACATACTTTGAGTATTAATTCTGGTAAAGCTGATAGTGGTTTTAGAACATCATTATCATATTTAAACAATGAGGGTGTTATAAAAACGACTGGTCTTGAGAGATTAAGTGCAAACATTAGCGCTTATCAATATCTTGGAGAAAATAAAGATGTAAAATTCGACGTGGGTTTATTTGCTAATATAGACAAATGGCATCCTTTAGATTATAGAATTTTTGAACGTTCTTATAACTTAAATCCAACTATTCCAGTATATGATTCTAATGGAGAATTTACTTCAGTAGCAGGTACTATTTATGAAAATCCTGTTGAAATTTTAACTAACAGAACAGTTGATAATAAGAGACATAGAATTTTGGGGTATTTTAAAACAGAAATTAAATTATTCAAAGACTTTACAGCTGTAGGTAATATTTCATTAGAACATAATGCAGTACAGGCAAATACTTATAAACCATCCTATGCTGTTATGGAAGGAAGAACTGAAGATGGCTATGCTCAAAAAACCTATTCAGAATATACGAATGGGCAAGGTGAAATTTATTTGAATTATAATAAAATAATTGATAAACATAACATTAGTGCTATGGCTGGTTATTCTTATTTTGAGAATATCTACGAAGGTTTTGGTGCACAACGTAGTGGTTTTGTTACAGATGAATTTACGTATAATAATTTGGGTGCTGGATATAATTACCGTTTAGGTGATGTGTATTCTTATAAAGGGAAATCAAATTTGGCTTCATTTTTTGCCCGTGCAAATTATGGTTACGATAGTAAATATCTTTTAACAGCAACGATAAGACGAGATGGTTCAAGTCGTTTTGGTGAAAACAACAAATGGGGAACTTTCCCATCTGCATCTGCAGCTTGGAAAATATCCAATGAGGATTTTATGAGTTCTACAAAAGATTGGTTAGGGAGTTTAAAATTAAGAGTTGGTTATGGAGTTACTGGTAATCAAGACGGAATTGGTGAGTATAAATCACTTTCTATTTTAGGTGTTGGAAACGATAGTTATTATGATCCAATTACTGGAACTTGGAGTTTGGCTTATTCTCCAAAGCAAAACCCAAACCCTGATTTAAAATGGGAAACAACAGAGCAAATAAATGTTGGTGTAGATTTTAGTCTTTTTGAAAGAATTACAGGATCTTTTGAATGGTATTCAAAAAATACTCATGATTTATTATACACCTACGAAGTACCACAACCGCCTTATTTAGTAGGTACAATGTTAGCTAACGTTGGTGAAATGTCTAATAAAGGAGTTGAACTTACGTTGAATGCTGATATCATTAAAGGAGATAAATTTTCATGGAATGCTAATGTAACCTTGGCACATAATATTCAAAAAATTGAAAAATTATCGAATCCAACTTACAGCACGGATGTTATTTACAGTGGATCATTACATGGATTATCTGGTATGTCAGGACAATATTCTCAAATTATTGCTGAAGGATATCCTGTTGGAACTTTCTGGGGTTTTAAAAGTGCAGGTTTAGACGAAAATGGAGCGATGTTGTACTACAATGCAGCTGGAGAAAAAGTTTTAGGCGATGCTGTTGTTGATGCTGATAAAAGAGATTTAGGAAACATTCAGCCTGATTTGACTTTAGGTATTGGAATGAATTTTACTTACGGAAATTTTGATCTTGGTATTACTGGTTACGGGATGTTTGGACAAAAAGCTTTGAATGCAACAAACATGATGCTTAATGATCCTAGCAGATTGCCAGCTTACAATGTGCCAGATGATTTCTTGACAAGTGGCATTACTTCAGCTCCAAAATATTCAAGTTATTGGATAGAAGATGCATCTTTCTTTAGACTTCAAACCCTTACGATTGGATACACTTTGCCAATAAATTGGAAAGGTTCAAAACTTAGAGTTTATATGCTAGGAGAGAACTTAGCTGTCTTTACAAAATATAAAGGTGTTGATCCAGAAATCGGTTTAAATGCTCAAGATGGATCAGATCAAACTGGATTGGCAGCACCTGGAATAGATAAGTATAATAATTATCCTAGACCAACTACAGTTTCTGTTGGATTGAATTTTACGCTAAATAACTAA
- a CDS encoding DUF5004 domain-containing protein: MKCKIMYGLAVVLCLLTFGCNEIDDGSSVAPITVYEKVNGNWSLMNLKMVDEFAKSNAIEPNEQNLSTLFNYPDFKINFSVDDNNQPTSYEVTGNVPSLFAPKGYWKLSSSFQETNGTAARIYLYSDVQKTHKIDELRLTSVPGSNDQMEIQLVRTSGGTAFVSYVFKLKAIN, encoded by the coding sequence ATGAAATGTAAAATTATGTATGGGCTAGCCGTTGTGCTATGTTTATTAACCTTTGGGTGTAATGAAATAGACGATGGAAGCTCAGTAGCACCGATCACAGTTTATGAAAAAGTAAACGGAAATTGGAGTTTAATGAATTTAAAAATGGTAGACGAATTTGCAAAGTCTAATGCCATTGAACCTAATGAACAGAATTTAAGTACTCTGTTTAATTACCCTGATTTTAAAATTAATTTTAGTGTTGATGACAATAATCAACCTACTAGTTATGAAGTTACTGGGAATGTGCCTTCTTTATTTGCCCCAAAAGGATATTGGAAACTGAGTTCCAGTTTTCAAGAAACTAACGGAACTGCGGCAAGAATCTACTTATATAGTGATGTTCAAAAAACGCATAAAATAGATGAACTACGATTAACGTCAGTTCCAGGAAGTAATGACCAAATGGAAATTCAATTGGTTAGGACTTCGGGAGGTACTGCTTTTGTGTCTTATGTTTTTAAATTAAAAGCAATTAATTAA
- a CDS encoding DUF6377 domain-containing protein, whose translation MQRLVILLFFISSIALSAKDTPPTLENLDKVLLKKDFYIHQKYSKIKTLRMNIRKFILSQDNKQLYNNYMLLFDEYKSFKYDSAYYYLEEAKVKAITLKDPSLLAKTKIKEGFILLSSGLFKEAIDTLNSIKPEQLDNNSRYEYYSIKARVYYDLTDYNKDQRYSIHYVQMGNQFLKKALALTKPNTNDYWAAESLERLKQQDWEGAKNAFSYWINHYDLPPKYYGIATSSLGYIYSEGGNRKKAIEYLILAAIADVKNATKETVALRNLANELFKMGQIETANRYVNLAMDDATFYDAKHRKIEISFILPIIEKAQFSKVKSKNDLLENIIILLTLFALIIIFFLIIIVKQLKEKNASKKVMAEALSQLQEMNISLSETNTIKEEYIAYFIKASSDLINKIDHIQKSTIQKIISKKTDEVISSLKRYSVKEEREHLFHQFDEIFLKLFPTFITEFNDLFTNDHKSIVKKGELLNTELRIFALYRLGIQDANQMADFLELSVATIYTYKTRIKSKSKLKDTFEEKIMAIKAI comes from the coding sequence ATGCAGAGATTAGTAATTTTATTGTTTTTTATATCTAGCATTGCTCTATCAGCAAAAGACACACCTCCTACATTAGAAAATTTAGACAAAGTATTACTAAAGAAAGATTTCTACATTCACCAAAAATACTCCAAGATAAAAACTCTTAGAATGAATATTCGTAAATTCATTTTAAGCCAAGACAACAAACAACTTTACAACAACTACATGTTGTTATTTGACGAATACAAATCATTCAAATACGATTCAGCTTATTATTATTTAGAAGAAGCAAAAGTAAAAGCGATAACATTAAAAGATCCATCTCTATTAGCAAAAACAAAGATCAAAGAGGGTTTTATACTACTATCTTCCGGCCTTTTCAAAGAAGCTATTGACACCCTAAACAGTATCAAACCAGAACAATTAGATAACAACAGCAGATACGAATATTATTCAATAAAAGCTCGTGTTTACTATGACCTTACAGATTACAACAAAGATCAAAGATATAGCATCCATTATGTTCAAATGGGAAATCAATTTCTCAAAAAGGCTTTAGCTTTAACAAAACCAAACACCAATGACTATTGGGCTGCCGAAAGTCTTGAACGCTTAAAACAACAAGACTGGGAAGGAGCTAAAAATGCTTTTAGCTATTGGATAAACCACTATGATTTACCTCCAAAATACTATGGAATTGCTACTTCCAGCCTTGGATATATTTATTCTGAAGGAGGAAACAGAAAGAAAGCCATAGAATATCTGATTCTTGCTGCAATTGCAGATGTTAAAAACGCCACCAAAGAAACCGTTGCATTGCGCAATTTAGCCAATGAACTTTTCAAAATGGGACAGATCGAAACTGCGAATAGATACGTCAATCTTGCCATGGATGACGCTACTTTTTATGATGCTAAACATAGAAAAATTGAAATATCATTCATTTTACCTATTATTGAAAAAGCACAATTTAGCAAAGTAAAAAGTAAAAATGATTTGCTAGAAAACATCATAATTCTTTTAACTCTTTTTGCTCTGATAATCATCTTTTTTCTAATCATTATTGTCAAACAATTAAAAGAAAAAAATGCTTCTAAAAAAGTGATGGCTGAAGCACTTAGCCAATTACAAGAAATGAATATCAGTCTAAGTGAGACCAACACTATCAAGGAAGAATATATTGCTTATTTTATAAAAGCATCTTCAGATCTTATTAATAAGATTGATCATATACAAAAGAGTACGATCCAAAAAATTATTTCAAAGAAAACTGATGAAGTAATTTCAAGTCTAAAAAGATACAGCGTAAAAGAGGAACGAGAACACTTATTCCACCAATTTGATGAGATTTTCTTAAAACTATTCCCAACTTTTATCACGGAGTTTAATGATTTATTTACTAACGATCACAAATCAATTGTCAAAAAAGGAGAACTCTTAAATACCGAACTTAGAATTTTCGCTTTATACCGATTAGGAATACAAGATGCTAATCAAATGGCCGATTTCTTAGAACTATCAGTGGCAACCATTTATACTTATAAAACCAGAATAAAAAGTAAATCCAAATTAAAGGATACTTTCGAAGAGAAAATCATGGCAATTAAAGCAATTTAA
- the rpmA gene encoding 50S ribosomal protein L27 yields the protein MAHKKGVGSSKNGRESESKRLGVKIFGGQAAIAGNIIVRQRGSKHNPGENVYISKDHTLHAKVDGVVFFQKKRDNKSYVSILPFEA from the coding sequence ATGGCTCACAAGAAAGGTGTCGGTAGTTCGAAGAATGGTAGAGAATCAGAATCAAAACGTTTAGGCGTTAAGATTTTTGGTGGTCAAGCTGCTATTGCTGGGAACATCATCGTAAGACAAAGAGGTTCAAAGCATAATCCAGGTGAAAACGTTTACATTAGTAAAGATCATACTTTACATGCAAAAGTTGATGGAGTTGTTTTTTTCCAAAAGAAAAGAGATAACAAATCTTATGTTTCTATACTTCCATTCGAAGCATAA
- the rplU gene encoding 50S ribosomal protein L21: MYAIVEIAGQQFKVSKDLKVYVHRLANEEGSKVSFDKVYLVDDNGSITIGAPAIEGASVEAKVLQHLKGDKVIVFKKKRRKGYKKRNGHRQYLTQIVIEGITAGGTVKKAAAPKKAAVEATTEEAEVAPKVKKAPKAKKEDTQE; the protein is encoded by the coding sequence ATGTATGCAATCGTAGAGATAGCAGGGCAACAGTTTAAAGTTAGCAAAGACCTAAAGGTTTACGTTCACCGTTTAGCAAATGAAGAAGGATCAAAAGTTTCTTTTGATAAAGTTTATTTGGTAGATGATAACGGTTCAATCACAATAGGCGCCCCAGCTATAGAAGGTGCTTCAGTAGAAGCTAAAGTGTTACAACACTTAAAAGGTGATAAAGTTATCGTTTTCAAAAAGAAAAGAAGAAAAGGATACAAGAAAAGAAACGGTCACAGACAATATCTTACTCAAATTGTAATTGAAGGTATTACTGCAGGTGGAACAGTTAAAAAAGCAGCAGCTCCGAAAAAAGCAGCAGTTGAAGCAACTACAGAAGAAGCTGAAGTAGCTCCTAAAGTAAAAAAAGCTCCAAAAGCTAAAAAAGAAGATACACAAGAATAA